From Paenibacillus sp. V4I7, one genomic window encodes:
- a CDS encoding alpha-N-arabinofuranosidase yields MAKLTINADIRLSTIDRNIYGHFSEHLGRCIYEGIYVGKDSPIANTEGMRNDVLEALKQLEIPVLRWPGGCFADEYHWKDGVGPKEKRKRMINTHWGGVVENNHFGTHEFLRLCELIGTEPYISGNVGSGTVAEMSEWVEYMTFDGESPMANWRRENGREQPWKITYFGVGNENWGCGGNMRPEYYADLYRQYACYVRNYGDNRIFKIACGPNVDDYNWTEVLMREAARFMDGLSLHYYTVPTGIWSDKGSATEFDEKLWFETLKKTLFMEELIERHDTIMTRYDPDKRVALIVDEWGTWYNVEPGTNPGFLYQQNTMRDALVAGINLNIFHNHSDRVRMANIAQVVNVLQAIILTEGASMILTPTYHVFDMYKVHQGASLVAADMESPSYEMDGQSIDQLSVSASVDANNRLHISLCNLHHAEALEVACTIRGGKVGDVAGRILTSDTIQSHNTFGEPEIVKTSVFSDFRIENDQLIVKLPAKSVVTLGVNL; encoded by the coding sequence ATGGCAAAACTTACTATCAATGCAGACATTCGCTTAAGCACAATCGACCGCAATATTTACGGACACTTTTCTGAGCATTTGGGACGCTGCATTTATGAAGGCATCTATGTAGGAAAGGATTCGCCGATTGCAAACACGGAGGGGATGCGAAATGACGTTCTAGAAGCGTTGAAGCAGCTTGAAATCCCCGTGCTTCGTTGGCCGGGTGGATGCTTTGCCGATGAATATCACTGGAAAGATGGCGTTGGTCCGAAAGAAAAACGGAAAAGGATGATTAATACGCATTGGGGCGGTGTCGTCGAGAACAATCATTTCGGCACTCACGAGTTTTTGCGTTTATGCGAGCTCATCGGTACTGAGCCTTATATTAGCGGTAATGTCGGAAGTGGAACGGTGGCTGAGATGTCCGAATGGGTTGAATATATGACGTTCGACGGAGAGTCGCCTATGGCCAACTGGCGGAGGGAGAACGGACGCGAGCAGCCGTGGAAGATAACCTATTTCGGGGTGGGCAATGAGAACTGGGGCTGCGGCGGCAACATGCGCCCTGAGTATTATGCGGATCTGTATCGGCAATATGCCTGTTATGTCCGGAATTACGGCGATAACCGAATTTTCAAAATCGCTTGCGGGCCCAATGTCGACGACTATAACTGGACTGAGGTGCTGATGCGTGAGGCGGCCCGCTTTATGGATGGCTTGAGTCTGCATTATTATACAGTCCCTACCGGTATTTGGAGTGACAAAGGGTCGGCCACCGAATTTGACGAAAAACTGTGGTTTGAAACACTGAAGAAGACACTGTTCATGGAAGAGCTCATCGAGCGCCATGATACGATTATGACTCGTTACGATCCGGACAAAAGAGTCGCGCTCATCGTGGACGAATGGGGGACTTGGTACAACGTAGAGCCCGGAACCAACCCCGGCTTCTTGTATCAACAAAATACGATGCGCGATGCGCTTGTTGCCGGAATTAATCTGAACATTTTCCACAACCATTCCGACCGTGTACGCATGGCAAATATCGCTCAGGTTGTTAATGTACTGCAAGCGATCATTTTAACGGAAGGCGCCAGTATGATTCTGACCCCAACCTATCATGTATTCGATATGTATAAGGTTCATCAGGGTGCCAGCCTCGTTGCCGCAGATATGGAAAGCCCGTCTTACGAAATGGATGGACAGAGCATAGATCAGCTTAGTGTGTCTGCATCCGTGGATGCGAATAATCGCCTGCATATTTCTTTATGTAATCTGCATCATGCTGAAGCTTTGGAAGTGGCCTGTACAATCCGCGGTGGGAAAGTTGGCGATGTTGCAGGGCGGATACTAACCTCCGATACGATTCAATCGCATAATACGTTTGGGGAACCGGAAATTGTGAAAACGTCCGTTTTTAGCGATTTCCGCATCGAAAATGACCAACTCATCGTCAAGCTGCCTGCTAAGTCGGTAGTGACGCTTGGAGTCAACCTATGA
- a CDS encoding AraC family transcriptional regulator produces MIHLISCGYNFIHWDGITIDRPVGAGDFAFVFLKNNSEVILDGKQFVAEKNSYILFRPTTPQLYRELDKPFVNDWFHCDGNDIQDFLMQLDFPLDTPVKAADPLLITRCIMELHSINRLGGPLRDKIIDSDIRTLFMKLRNLLERPALPDKTSRYFSQFTELRNELYSSPQTNRSVENLASCMNLSKSYFQHIYKELFGCSVVIDIINSRLEYAKYLLVNSSLSIAAISKMCGYENDTHFMRQFKKFVGLTPSQFKSGR; encoded by the coding sequence ATGATTCATTTAATTAGTTGCGGATATAATTTTATCCATTGGGATGGGATCACTATTGACCGTCCGGTAGGCGCAGGGGATTTTGCCTTTGTTTTTTTGAAAAATAATTCAGAAGTTATTCTCGACGGCAAGCAATTCGTAGCCGAAAAAAATTCTTATATCTTGTTTCGCCCTACAACCCCCCAACTTTACAGGGAATTGGATAAACCATTTGTTAACGACTGGTTCCATTGTGACGGCAATGACATTCAGGATTTTCTTATGCAGTTGGATTTCCCCCTTGACACGCCCGTCAAAGCCGCAGATCCTCTTTTAATTACAAGATGCATTATGGAATTGCATAGCATCAACCGCTTGGGCGGGCCGCTGCGCGATAAAATCATTGACTCGGATATAAGAACTCTTTTTATGAAGCTTCGCAATCTACTTGAAAGACCCGCCCTGCCCGACAAAACGAGCCGATATTTCAGCCAATTTACCGAGCTGCGCAACGAGCTCTACAGTTCCCCTCAAACGAATAGGTCCGTAGAAAATCTTGCTTCATGCATGAATTTAAGTAAATCTTATTTCCAGCATATCTATAAGGAGCTATTCGGGTGTTCTGTGGTTATAGACATCATCAACAGCAGGCTGGAATACGCCAAGTATCTTTTGGTTAACAGTTCGTTATCCATCGCCGCCATTTCCAAAATGTGCGGGTATGAAAATGATACCCACTTTATGCGCCAGTTTAAAAAATTCGTGGGCCTTACTCCTAGTCAATTCAAGTCCGGACGCTGA
- a CDS encoding iron-sulfur cluster assembly accessory protein: protein MKCKINRNAAKVLKNMLSSEEAEGKMIRVFITLNHGDHAHYDVKLDTPTEHDEIVETDKDIKILLDKRENLLDGVWIQYFHVPEDGFFITNPSTGFLEK, encoded by the coding sequence ATGAAATGTAAAATCAATCGAAATGCAGCTAAGGTCTTAAAAAATATGTTGAGTAGTGAAGAAGCCGAAGGGAAGATGATTCGTGTATTTATTACGCTGAATCACGGAGATCACGCGCATTATGATGTGAAGCTTGATACACCTACTGAACATGATGAAATCGTAGAAACAGACAAAGACATTAAAATTTTACTAGATAAACGAGAAAATCTTTTAGATGGGGTTTGGATTCAATATTTTCATGTACCTGAAGATGGCTTTTTCATAACGAACCCTTCAACAGGATTTCTTGAAAAATAA